One segment of Streptomyces sp. NBC_00576 DNA contains the following:
- a CDS encoding response regulator transcription factor: MGVRVLLIEDDETIAEPLAEGLRNFGLTVVHVATGAEGLRGPHGDVVLLDLGLPDIDGIDVCRGIRQTSEVPIIILSARGEEADRVLGLELGADDYLAKPFSMRELVARVRAVTRRARRPDPTYEVPAYASPAVPVYASPGPPAPPAPTPPSTSYEAYESFDSYASHTSHTSYAPPEAPPAPPAPESAPAPGPLVVDRRTRQVWVGDVPVALTPKEFELLALLSEDPGAVYSRRQILTHVWDTHYQGPTKTLDVHVATLRRKLGDPAWIQTLRGVGFRLAVRTPGAPRAAAS, encoded by the coding sequence ATGGGCGTACGAGTGCTGCTCATCGAGGACGACGAGACGATCGCCGAACCGCTGGCCGAGGGCCTGCGGAACTTCGGGCTGACGGTCGTGCACGTCGCCACCGGCGCCGAGGGCCTGAGAGGACCGCACGGCGACGTCGTCCTGCTGGACCTGGGCCTGCCGGACATCGACGGCATCGATGTGTGCCGGGGCATCCGCCAGACCTCCGAGGTCCCGATCATCATCCTCAGCGCGCGCGGCGAGGAGGCCGACCGTGTCCTGGGCCTGGAACTGGGCGCCGACGACTATCTGGCGAAACCATTCAGCATGCGGGAACTGGTAGCCCGGGTACGGGCGGTGACACGACGCGCACGACGCCCGGACCCGACGTACGAGGTTCCCGCGTACGCGTCCCCCGCGGTTCCCGTGTACGCGTCCCCCGGGCCCCCTGCACCTCCCGCACCCACTCCCCCGTCCACCTCCTACGAGGCGTACGAATCGTTTGATTCATACGCCTCGCACACCTCGCACACCTCGTACGCCCCGCCCGAAGCACCCCCAGCACCCCCAGCACCCGAGTCCGCCCCGGCCCCCGGCCCCCTCGTGGTCGACCGCCGCACCCGGCAGGTGTGGGTGGGAGACGTGCCCGTCGCGCTGACGCCCAAGGAGTTCGAGCTGCTGGCGCTGCTCTCCGAGGACCCGGGCGCCGTGTACTCACGGCGGCAGATCCTCACCCATGTCTGGGACACCCACTACCAGGGACCGACCAAGACCCTGGACGTCCATGTCGCCACGCTGCGGCGGAAGTTGGGCGACCCAGCGTGGATCCAGACGCTGCGCGGAGTCGGCTTCCGACTCGCTGTACGCACCCCCGGCGCGCCCCGGGCCGCAGCCTCATGA
- a CDS encoding VOC family protein — protein sequence MISGAHVILYSQDAEADRAFLRDVLGFPGVDAGGGWLIFKLPPAEVAVHPTDGPPQHEFYLMCDDLDAQLGEFRAQGVEITRPVSEQRWGRLTAIRLPSGAELPLYEPLHPIAHSL from the coding sequence ATGATCAGCGGTGCACATGTCATCCTCTACAGCCAGGACGCCGAGGCGGACCGCGCCTTCCTCCGTGACGTCCTCGGCTTTCCCGGCGTCGACGCGGGCGGCGGCTGGCTCATCTTCAAGCTGCCCCCTGCCGAGGTGGCCGTGCACCCGACCGACGGCCCGCCCCAGCACGAGTTCTACCTGATGTGCGACGACCTTGATGCCCAGCTCGGCGAGTTCCGCGCGCAGGGCGTCGAGATCACCCGCCCGGTCAGCGAACAGCGCTGGGGCAGACTGACCGCGATCCGGCTCCCCAGCGGCGCCGAACTCCCGCTGTACGAACCGCTTCACCCCATCGCCCACAGCCTTTGA
- a CDS encoding SAM-dependent methyltransferase — translation MLDDDPTVTPTSSAGTGARARTHIDTSKPHSARFWNYFVGGKDNYEVDREIGDHIKEIFPGLVDVAVTSRHFLGRAVRYLADEQGVRQFLDVGTGLPTADNTHEVAQRAAPDARIVYVDNDPIVLAHADALLGSTPEGRTVYLNADLYAPETILEAAADTLDLSRPVALMVLNTLGHVADHDQARDLVSRLMAGLPSGSHLVISDSTATSEGMIAASEAYNASGAVPYYVRSIGEIAAFFDGLDLVDPGVVQVPEWRPDLRVPAGPAAAVDAYCGVGRKP, via the coding sequence GTGTTAGACGACGACCCCACCGTCACCCCCACTTCCTCGGCCGGTACCGGCGCCCGCGCGCGGACCCATATCGACACGTCCAAGCCGCACTCGGCCCGCTTCTGGAACTACTTCGTCGGCGGCAAGGACAACTACGAGGTCGACCGGGAGATCGGGGACCACATCAAGGAGATCTTCCCCGGTCTCGTCGACGTCGCCGTCACGAGCCGGCACTTCCTGGGACGCGCCGTCCGTTACCTGGCCGACGAGCAGGGCGTACGTCAGTTCCTGGACGTCGGCACCGGGCTGCCGACCGCGGACAACACCCACGAGGTCGCGCAGCGCGCCGCTCCGGACGCCCGGATCGTGTACGTCGACAACGACCCCATCGTGCTGGCCCACGCGGACGCCCTGCTCGGCAGCACCCCCGAGGGCCGGACCGTCTATCTGAACGCCGACCTGTACGCGCCCGAGACCATCCTCGAAGCGGCGGCCGACACCCTCGACCTCTCCCGGCCGGTCGCCCTGATGGTCCTCAACACGCTCGGCCATGTCGCCGACCACGACCAGGCGCGCGACCTGGTGAGCCGGCTCATGGCGGGCCTGCCGTCGGGCAGCCACCTGGTGATCAGCGACAGCACCGCCACCAGCGAGGGCATGATCGCCGCGTCGGAGGCGTACAACGCGAGCGGCGCCGTGCCGTACTACGTACGGAGCATCGGGGAGATCGCAGCCTTCTTCGACGGCCTCGACCTGGTGGACCCGGGCGTCGTCCAGGTACCCGAGTGGCGCCCCGACCTCCGAGTCCCGGCCGGCCCCGCCGCGGCTGTCGACGCCTACTGCGGAGTGGGCCGCAAGCCCTGA
- a CDS encoding alkaline phosphatase PhoX — protein sequence MERRTLLRAAVIGGSAAVFGGTLWRGAAHAAPAQPGAGPYGALAAPDANGIRLPAGFTSRVVARSGQSVTGTSYTWHNAPDGGACYADGTGWIYVSNSEINPSGGASAVKFSSTGTITSAYRILSGTRQNCAGGRTPWNTWLSCEEVSLGYVYETDPWGTNAATQRPAMGRFKHEAAAADPVRKVVYLTEDETNGRLYRFVPTTWGDLSSGTLQVLVAGTATSGSYTWTTIPDPDGSPTTTRTQVSGSKSFNGGEGCYYADDKVWFTTKGDNRVWQLNLLTNTYELAYDDSLVTSGTAPLTGVDNITGTSSGDLFVAEDGGNMEICVITPDDVVAPFLRIDGQSGSEITGPAFSPNGSRLYFSSQRGTSGSSSGGITYEVTGPFRS from the coding sequence GTGGAACGCCGCACCCTCCTGCGCGCCGCCGTCATCGGCGGCTCGGCGGCCGTCTTCGGCGGCACCCTGTGGCGCGGCGCCGCCCACGCGGCTCCCGCCCAGCCGGGCGCGGGCCCGTACGGAGCCCTCGCCGCACCCGACGCCAACGGCATCAGACTCCCCGCCGGCTTCACCAGCCGGGTCGTCGCCCGCTCGGGCCAGAGCGTCACCGGAACGTCGTACACCTGGCACAACGCCCCGGACGGCGGGGCCTGTTACGCCGACGGCACGGGCTGGATCTACGTCTCCAACTCGGAGATCAACCCGTCGGGCGGCGCGAGCGCGGTCAAGTTCTCCTCCACCGGCACCATCACCTCCGCGTACCGCATCCTCTCCGGCACGCGCCAGAACTGCGCCGGCGGACGCACCCCCTGGAACACCTGGCTGTCCTGCGAGGAGGTGTCACTGGGATACGTCTACGAGACCGACCCCTGGGGCACGAACGCGGCGACACAGCGACCCGCGATGGGCCGCTTCAAGCACGAGGCGGCGGCAGCGGACCCGGTCCGCAAGGTCGTCTACCTGACCGAGGACGAGACGAACGGCCGCCTCTACCGCTTCGTCCCCACGACTTGGGGCGACCTGTCGTCCGGCACCCTCCAGGTCCTGGTAGCCGGCACGGCCACATCCGGCTCATACACCTGGACGACGATCCCCGACCCGGACGGCTCCCCCACGACCACCCGCACCCAGGTCTCCGGCTCGAAGTCCTTCAACGGCGGCGAGGGTTGCTACTACGCCGACGACAAGGTCTGGTTCACCACGAAGGGCGACAACAGGGTCTGGCAGCTCAACCTGCTGACGAACACCTACGAGTTGGCGTACGACGACTCCCTGGTCACGTCGGGCACGGCCCCCCTGACCGGCGTCGACAACATCACCGGTACATCGTCCGGCGACCTGTTCGTGGCGGAGGACGGCGGCAACATGGAGATCTGCGTGATCACGCCGGACGACGTGGTCGCCCCCTTCCTCCGCATCGACGGCCAGTCGGGCTCGGAGATAACCGGCCCGGCATTCTCCCCGAACGGCAGCCGCCTGTACTTCTCCAGCCAGCGCGGCACGAGCGGCAGCTCCTCGGGCGGCATCACGTACGAGGTGACGGGCCCGTTCCGCTCGTAA
- the nirD gene encoding nitrite reductase small subunit NirD, protein MTLAPETTDLKIQLRIDNNADSADDNWFTVCDLSLLLPGRGVAALLPDGRQAAIFRDRAGSLYAIDNRDPFGGAAVLSRGLTGTHQGRPYVASPLLKQRFDLESGRCLDDETVAVTAYEVRTAA, encoded by the coding sequence ATGACCCTGGCACCCGAGACGACCGACCTGAAGATCCAACTGCGGATCGACAACAACGCCGACAGCGCCGACGACAACTGGTTCACGGTCTGCGACCTGAGCCTCCTGCTGCCGGGCCGCGGCGTGGCGGCCCTGCTGCCGGACGGCCGGCAGGCGGCCATCTTCCGCGACCGCGCGGGCAGTCTGTACGCCATCGACAACCGCGACCCGTTCGGCGGCGCGGCGGTCCTCTCCCGCGGCCTGACCGGCACCCACCAGGGCCGCCCGTACGTCGCCTCACCGCTCCTGAAGCAGCGCTTCGACCTGGAGTCGGGCCGCTGCCTGGACGACGAGACGGTGGCTGTGACGGCGTACGAGGTGCGCACCGCCGCCTGA
- a CDS encoding class I SAM-dependent methyltransferase, which produces MTYLSSLGYLLGIEGAALLRGFREGSADRAFVETRIAEIRALLDTPALAHAEGVTASPGTISAADVYQAWAPHYDAPGNQMIDIEQPVVRRILDGLPVGTALDAACGTGRHTAYLRELGHDVIGVDASPEMLAQARKRLPDVAFHEADLHRIPLPDDAVDTVVCALALAHVPDLAPVLAEFARVLRPGGNLVISDAHLLVSYLRPTLARRPGPDGRPSLLAEYHRPLSAYLAAALPLGFQVRHCEEPHRPRHSLDPDTAPDPLPTYMSWDLLHWCSEASAAALDDSPIVVVWHFQLDGTGKG; this is translated from the coding sequence ATGACCTATCTGAGTTCCCTGGGATATCTGCTGGGCATCGAGGGTGCCGCCTTGCTGCGCGGCTTCAGGGAGGGAAGCGCCGACCGGGCGTTCGTCGAAACCCGGATCGCCGAAATCCGCGCCCTGCTGGACACGCCGGCCCTCGCGCACGCCGAGGGGGTCACGGCGAGTCCGGGCACGATCAGCGCGGCCGACGTCTACCAAGCCTGGGCCCCGCACTATGACGCCCCTGGCAACCAGATGATCGACATTGAGCAGCCCGTTGTCCGGCGCATCCTGGACGGCCTGCCCGTCGGCACAGCGCTGGACGCGGCCTGCGGCACCGGCCGTCATACCGCCTACCTGCGGGAACTCGGACACGACGTGATCGGCGTCGACGCCTCACCGGAGATGCTCGCCCAGGCCCGCAAGCGCCTGCCAGATGTCGCCTTCCACGAGGCCGACCTGCACCGGATCCCGCTTCCCGACGACGCGGTCGACACCGTCGTCTGCGCGCTCGCCCTGGCTCACGTCCCCGATCTGGCCCCCGTATTGGCGGAGTTCGCGCGTGTCCTGCGCCCTGGCGGGAACCTTGTGATCTCGGATGCCCACCTGCTGGTGTCCTACCTCCGGCCGACCCTGGCCCGCCGTCCCGGCCCGGACGGCCGCCCGTCCCTCCTCGCCGAATACCACCGCCCGCTCAGCGCCTATCTCGCCGCAGCCCTCCCCCTGGGCTTCCAGGTCCGGCACTGCGAGGAACCCCACCGCCCGCGCCACTCCCTCGACCCCGACACCGCCCCGGACCCACTCCCGACCTACATGTCCTGGGACCTGTTGCACTGGTGCTCGGAAGCGTCGGCTGCGGCCTTGGACGATTCCCCGATCGTGGTCGTCTGGCACTTCCAACTCGACGGCACCGGGAAGGGCTGA
- a CDS encoding oxidoreductase: MPGWNAQDIPDQSGRIAVVTGANSGLGYVTARELARKGARVVLACRSEARGNEAVGRLLGEVPDAIAEFWPLDLGDLGSVREFAEELPYERLDLLVNNAGVMALPYGTTADGFETQFGVNHLGHFALTGLLFPTLLGTPGARIVNLSSGAHALGNIDIDDLNSERNYRRWTAYGRSKTANLLFTHELARRLAAIGSGVVVAAAHPGYAATNLQTAAPKMQGHKGAERFMEIGNRYFAQSADAGALPTLYAATAPDVRPDAFVGPRFLGWRGSPAKSWRASWTLNDRAGERLWAASEQLTGVTFEGLKS; this comes from the coding sequence ATGCCGGGCTGGAACGCGCAGGACATTCCCGATCAGAGCGGCCGGATCGCCGTCGTCACCGGTGCCAACAGTGGTCTCGGGTACGTCACCGCGCGGGAGTTGGCGCGCAAGGGGGCGCGGGTGGTGCTCGCCTGCCGGAGCGAGGCGCGCGGGAACGAGGCGGTGGGGCGGCTGCTGGGCGAAGTGCCGGACGCCATCGCCGAGTTCTGGCCGCTGGACCTCGGAGACCTGGGCTCCGTACGGGAGTTCGCGGAGGAGCTTCCGTACGAGCGGCTCGACCTCCTCGTGAACAACGCGGGCGTGATGGCGTTGCCGTACGGGACGACGGCGGACGGGTTCGAGACGCAGTTCGGGGTCAACCATCTCGGGCACTTCGCGCTCACCGGGCTGCTGTTCCCGACGCTGCTCGGTACGCCCGGCGCCCGGATCGTGAACCTCTCCAGTGGTGCCCACGCGCTCGGCAACATCGACATCGACGACCTCAACAGCGAGCGTAATTACCGGCGTTGGACCGCGTACGGGCGTTCCAAGACGGCCAACCTGCTCTTCACGCACGAGCTGGCGCGCAGGCTGGCCGCGATCGGCTCCGGTGTCGTGGTCGCCGCGGCTCACCCCGGGTACGCCGCCACCAACCTCCAGACCGCCGCGCCGAAGATGCAGGGCCACAAGGGCGCCGAGCGGTTCATGGAGATCGGCAACCGGTACTTCGCCCAGTCCGCCGACGCGGGCGCCCTGCCCACGCTGTACGCGGCCACCGCACCGGACGTACGGCCCGACGCGTTCGTCGGACCGAGGTTCCTGGGCTGGCGGGGCTCGCCCGCCAAGTCGTGGCGGGCTTCCTGGACGCTCAACGACCGTGCGGGGGAACGGCTTTGGGCCGCATCCGAGCAGCTGACCGGGGTGACGTTCGAGGGCCTGAAGTCATGA
- a CDS encoding carbonic anhydrase — protein MKALLDRARSFKRHVDFESGEYRKLAEGQYPEVLFITCSDSRVIPALITGARPGEIFELRNAGNIVPPHSTYGAASGEAATIEYALEVLGVQHLVVCGHSHCGAMGALKSGDDLSALPGVDAWLQLARPELAPVLTESSDDPSALPEVVQRNVVNQLAVLRSYPGVRQRLDEGRLWLHGWYYEIDTGRVSELDEDDRFRVHAS, from the coding sequence ATGAAGGCGTTGCTGGACCGCGCCAGGTCGTTCAAGCGGCACGTCGACTTCGAGAGCGGCGAATACCGGAAACTGGCCGAAGGGCAATATCCGGAGGTATTGTTCATTACCTGCTCGGACTCGCGGGTAATACCCGCACTGATCACCGGGGCGCGGCCCGGCGAGATATTCGAGCTGCGGAATGCGGGCAATATCGTGCCCCCGCACAGCACGTACGGGGCCGCCTCCGGTGAGGCCGCCACCATCGAGTACGCACTGGAGGTGCTCGGCGTTCAACACCTCGTCGTCTGTGGCCACTCCCACTGCGGGGCGATGGGCGCCCTGAAGTCAGGCGACGACCTGTCCGCGCTGCCCGGCGTGGACGCCTGGCTGCAGCTGGCCCGCCCGGAACTGGCCCCGGTGCTCACCGAGTCCTCCGACGACCCGTCGGCGTTGCCCGAGGTGGTGCAGCGCAACGTCGTCAACCAGCTTGCCGTACTGCGGAGTTACCCAGGGGTGCGGCAACGGCTCGACGAGGGCCGGCTGTGGCTGCACGGCTGGTACTACGAGATCGACACCGGCCGGGTGTCCGAGCTGGACGAGGACGACCGCTTCCGGGTGCACGCGTCATGA
- a CDS encoding SulP family inorganic anion transporter: MSGQHARHAQSTRARPKAPAPAPADPAQAPTHPARKETSSPGGAKGGAGRVDLATEITASLVVFLVALPLCIGVAVASGVPAELGIISGVIGGLVVGAARGSTLQVSGPAAGLAALVAETVGEYGVAMLGVIVLGSGILQIVLGLVRLGRMFQAISLAVVQGMLAGIGLPLIFGQLYPMSDAKAPGTPLENIAGVPGLLADTLADPQAMTAALLGVVTIVLSFLWKKMPGPVKKIPAALVAVGIGIGVAALPGVDVKTLQVGNLLASVQVPGSEQLAGLADVGILTAILTFTVIASAESLFTAAAVDRMHSGPRTRYNAELVAQGAGNTVAGLLGALPITAVVARSSANVQAGAKTRISRTLHGLWLLAFALLLPQVLALIPISVLAGVLVHSGWKLFAPEEFPKMWRQDRGEFAVMTLTTLVIVATALLEGVLIGLAAGVVLAALRMSRTVIRQDLDGDDDVAQVVMAGNATFLRLPQVIEALEAAAASGRPRIRLDLTGVTHLDHACRNQVEEFTAQQRGLGTRVELLMPGQATTTASADPIEGTLMPPVPGPDAEWFYLDTGPVPDTYAHAYDHAYTERAPMVR, encoded by the coding sequence ATGAGCGGCCAGCACGCACGCCACGCACAGAGCACCCGTGCGCGCCCGAAAGCTCCGGCGCCGGCTCCGGCCGACCCTGCACAGGCTCCAACCCACCCTGCGCGCAAGGAGACTTCGTCCCCAGGAGGGGCCAAAGGCGGTGCCGGACGCGTCGACCTCGCCACGGAGATCACCGCCTCCCTCGTCGTCTTCCTCGTGGCGCTGCCGCTCTGTATCGGTGTCGCCGTGGCCTCCGGGGTGCCCGCCGAGCTGGGGATCATCTCCGGGGTCATCGGAGGGCTGGTAGTCGGGGCGGCCCGGGGCAGCACCCTGCAGGTCAGCGGGCCCGCCGCCGGACTCGCCGCGCTGGTCGCCGAGACCGTGGGGGAGTACGGCGTCGCCATGCTCGGCGTGATCGTGCTCGGGTCGGGGATCCTGCAGATAGTCCTCGGCCTGGTACGGCTCGGCCGGATGTTCCAGGCCATCTCGCTCGCCGTCGTCCAGGGCATGCTGGCCGGCATCGGACTCCCCCTGATCTTCGGCCAGTTGTACCCGATGTCCGACGCCAAGGCCCCCGGCACCCCCCTGGAGAACATCGCCGGTGTGCCCGGACTGCTCGCGGACACCCTCGCCGACCCCCAGGCGATGACCGCCGCGCTGCTCGGCGTCGTCACCATCGTGCTCAGCTTCCTCTGGAAGAAGATGCCGGGCCCGGTGAAGAAGATCCCGGCCGCGCTGGTCGCCGTGGGGATCGGGATCGGTGTGGCCGCGCTGCCCGGCGTGGACGTGAAGACACTTCAGGTGGGCAACCTGCTGGCCTCCGTACAGGTGCCGGGGAGCGAGCAGTTGGCGGGGCTGGCCGACGTCGGCATTCTCACCGCGATCCTCACCTTCACGGTCATCGCCTCGGCGGAGAGCCTGTTCACGGCAGCGGCCGTCGACCGGATGCACAGCGGCCCGCGTACCCGCTACAACGCCGAACTCGTCGCGCAGGGCGCGGGAAACACGGTCGCCGGGCTCCTCGGCGCGCTGCCCATCACGGCGGTGGTGGCGCGCAGTTCGGCCAACGTGCAGGCCGGGGCGAAGACCCGTATCTCCCGTACGCTGCACGGACTTTGGCTGCTCGCCTTCGCACTGCTGCTGCCGCAGGTCCTCGCGCTGATCCCGATCTCGGTGCTCGCGGGCGTCCTCGTGCACAGCGGCTGGAAACTGTTCGCGCCCGAGGAGTTCCCGAAGATGTGGCGTCAGGACCGGGGCGAGTTCGCCGTCATGACGCTCACCACGCTGGTCATCGTGGCCACCGCGCTGCTGGAGGGCGTGCTCATCGGCCTCGCCGCCGGGGTGGTGCTGGCCGCCCTGCGGATGTCCCGGACCGTCATCCGCCAGGATCTCGACGGTGACGACGACGTCGCCCAGGTCGTCATGGCCGGCAACGCGACCTTCCTGCGCCTGCCGCAGGTCATCGAGGCGCTGGAGGCCGCCGCCGCGTCGGGCAGGCCCCGCATCCGCCTCGACCTGACCGGTGTGACCCATCTGGACCACGCCTGCCGCAATCAGGTCGAGGAGTTCACGGCCCAGCAGCGGGGACTGGGAACGCGGGTCGAACTGCTGATGCCGGGCCAGGCCACGACGACAGCCTCCGCCGACCCGATCGAGGGGACGTTGATGCCGCCGGTCCCGGGCCCCGACGCCGAGTGGTTCTACCTGGACACGGGACCGGTCCCCGACACCTACGCCCATGCCTATGACCATGCCTACACGGAGCGGGCACCGATGGTGCGCTGA
- a CDS encoding sensor histidine kinase: protein MTRRLLMSYLSLAALVLLGLEIPLGIVYSRAERERIVNSANEEAESVSAFAALSLASGRADELAARAAHCAQRIGGQVFIVDARGQLIAGSHRLTTTEQGELTTRPEVTAALAGTATTHVRTSTIGGVQYLSVASPVGHGTGQVRGAVRITLPTEMVRAGVHQVWLLLAVVGLGVLTAVAVVAFACARWAGRPIRELERATHELADGGAATPVAVTSGPPEVRSLAAAFNRTAARLAHLLASQRAFAGEASHQLKTPLAALRLRLENLEPDIAQHARGSLTAAMTETDRLARMVEGLLAMARLEEDAADPGPVDLAGICAERHGTWAPLFEQRGVSLVLFTGGSGPVGPALALPGAVEQIIDNLLSNALRASPANSTVAMELRSITPPHPRRPHLNHLSHLNHRENRATWIDLHITDEGPGMTAEQRGRAFDRFWRAPGAPKGGTGLGLALVQRLALASGGEASLREAATGGLDAVVRLPSAQHAVQGQSFGGRTGSGREGMGVRRRETSALRA, encoded by the coding sequence ATGACCCGCCGCCTACTGATGAGTTACCTCAGCCTCGCCGCCCTCGTCCTCCTGGGCCTGGAGATCCCGCTGGGCATCGTCTACTCACGGGCCGAGCGGGAGCGGATCGTCAACTCCGCCAACGAGGAGGCCGAGTCGGTGTCGGCGTTCGCCGCGCTGTCCCTGGCGTCCGGGCGCGCCGACGAGCTCGCCGCCCGGGCCGCGCACTGCGCTCAGCGGATCGGCGGCCAGGTGTTCATCGTCGACGCGCGCGGCCAACTCATCGCCGGGTCACACCGGTTGACGACTACGGAACAGGGCGAGCTGACGACCCGCCCGGAGGTGACGGCCGCGCTCGCCGGTACGGCGACGACCCATGTCCGTACGTCCACGATCGGCGGGGTGCAGTACCTGTCCGTAGCGTCCCCGGTCGGGCACGGGACCGGACAGGTCAGGGGCGCGGTACGGATCACGCTCCCCACGGAGATGGTGCGGGCCGGCGTGCACCAGGTGTGGCTGCTGCTGGCCGTCGTCGGGCTCGGGGTACTGACCGCCGTGGCCGTCGTGGCGTTCGCGTGCGCGCGGTGGGCGGGGCGCCCGATCCGTGAACTGGAGCGGGCCACACACGAGTTGGCGGACGGTGGCGCGGCAACGCCGGTCGCGGTGACGTCCGGCCCGCCCGAAGTACGGAGCCTTGCAGCCGCGTTCAACCGCACGGCCGCCCGGCTCGCTCATCTCCTCGCCTCACAACGGGCGTTCGCTGGCGAGGCATCGCACCAGCTGAAGACTCCGCTCGCGGCGCTGCGGCTGCGTCTGGAGAACCTGGAGCCCGATATCGCCCAGCACGCCCGGGGCAGCCTCACCGCCGCGATGACGGAGACGGACCGGCTGGCCCGGATGGTCGAGGGGCTGCTCGCGATGGCCCGCCTGGAGGAGGACGCGGCGGACCCCGGCCCGGTCGACCTGGCCGGCATCTGCGCGGAACGGCACGGCACGTGGGCTCCACTGTTCGAGCAACGGGGCGTGTCCCTGGTCCTGTTCACGGGCGGATCGGGACCGGTGGGCCCGGCGCTGGCGCTGCCTGGAGCGGTGGAGCAGATCATCGACAATCTCCTGTCGAACGCCCTGAGAGCATCACCCGCGAACAGCACGGTGGCCATGGAGCTCCGCTCGATCACTCCTCCCCACCCTCGCCGCCCCCACCTCAACCACTTGAGCCACCTCAACCACCGTGAGAACCGAGCCACTTGGATCGACCTGCACATCACCGACGAGGGCCCCGGCATGACGGCGGAACAACGCGGGCGCGCCTTCGACCGCTTCTGGCGTGCGCCGGGCGCCCCCAAGGGCGGTACGGGCCTGGGCCTGGCCCTCGTACAGCGGCTCGCACTGGCGAGTGGCGGGGAGGCGAGTCTGCGCGAGGCGGCAACAGGAGGCCTGGACGCGGTGGTTCGGTTGCCGTCGGCCCAACATGCCGTACAGGGGCAGTCGTTCGGCGGCCGGACGGGCTCGGGCCGCGAAGGCATGGGAGTACGGCGAAGGGAGACGTCGGCGCTGCGCGCGTAA